The following proteins are co-located in the Deinococcus metallilatus genome:
- the map gene encoding type I methionyl aminopeptidase, producing MTITNERDLKGMQCAGRVVADTLQALKAAVEPGVTPAQLDVLAGEVFGRHGATSAPRQVYGAPVNVFVSVNDAIVHGLPTQRPLQPGDVVKLDVTPFVDGYVADAAITVVVPPASPLALRLIECAEAAFKAAMQVARAGRPVNVIGRAVEAEVTRRGFSLLRELQGHSVGRTIHEAPDVPNFYHPANRALLREGMVIAVEPMVSSGKARRTRTRSDGWTISTRDGGLAAHYEHTVMITRGQPLILTA from the coding sequence GTGACCATCACCAACGAACGTGACCTCAAGGGGATGCAATGCGCTGGACGTGTTGTTGCGGATACCCTCCAGGCTCTCAAAGCGGCTGTTGAGCCGGGGGTTACCCCAGCCCAACTCGACGTCCTCGCGGGTGAGGTCTTCGGGCGGCACGGGGCGACCTCCGCGCCCCGTCAGGTGTATGGTGCCCCGGTCAACGTCTTCGTCAGCGTCAACGACGCTATCGTTCATGGCCTGCCTACCCAGAGGCCCCTCCAACCCGGAGATGTGGTCAAGCTGGACGTCACGCCCTTCGTGGACGGTTACGTGGCTGACGCGGCGATCACCGTTGTGGTGCCCCCAGCCTCGCCCCTCGCCTTGCGACTGATCGAATGCGCTGAAGCGGCCTTCAAGGCAGCCATGCAAGTGGCCCGAGCGGGCAGACCGGTCAACGTCATTGGACGAGCGGTCGAAGCGGAAGTGACTCGGCGCGGCTTCTCGCTGCTGCGGGAATTGCAGGGGCACAGCGTGGGGCGCACGATCCACGAAGCACCTGACGTGCCGAATTTCTACCACCCGGCCAACAGGGCCCTGCTGCGCGAAGGGATGGTCATTGCCGTGGAACCGATGGTTTCCAGCGGCAAAGCCCGGCGCACCCGGACCCGCAGTGATGGCTGGACGATCTCCACCCGTGACGGTGGTTTGGCGGCCCATTACGAGCACACCGTCATGATTACCAGGGGACAGCCGCTCATCCTGACGGCCTGA
- a CDS encoding ABC transporter substrate-binding protein, which produces MTPFPRDPRPDWPYLTLRAALLARDGEQPVYPVTQAELTAWWACSDKTAKRQVTRLQEERKLTYTPGRGRGHTSRVAFSGDTRRELDTLTASLARDGAAGDLARLSRLPFPRAWVMTDAVRGVFGLSESPSGTDRLRTVMFRAFTSLDPITAHAATEAHLLAQVLDPLTRFDADTGRLEPHLAHHWNVSADGLTWTFHLRKGVSFHHGRTLDAGDVLFTLERLRQGAEWLLPGVQAITSDHPFRVQVHLVRPDAFLPRRLADSHALILPRDVPFDERHLVGTGAFRWTSLPDGVRLTAFDAHFAGRPLIDEVELYRVGPLANEPTLHVDGAAPETVTNWQEEIGVHFLIWNAGQRAAQNSALRAAVFELHDIRRYWREAHLPWPLLIAQSFYPRRSKARSPRYHDLERARSLLVQAGYDGPPLRLWVLNRTDAVQEADWLVRQAAQVGLPIEPRPYELHDALDRASPADLVMMGEVSGPDEHLSFWTAMKQPELLFRTLLPEPLLAEIDAELDSYRTADTFAEREAIIDRVEDLLLGGHHIHLTHHRVKQRTIHPLIRDVLPDSYGRINFRKLWIGDGLPLRPEQARRQQEELPEMDRERPCQGVAAESQPSLPVNDESR; this is translated from the coding sequence ATGACCCCTTTTCCGCGTGACCCCCGACCGGACTGGCCGTACCTGACATTGCGCGCGGCCCTGCTGGCGCGGGATGGCGAGCAGCCCGTCTACCCCGTCACGCAGGCGGAACTGACGGCGTGGTGGGCGTGCAGCGACAAGACCGCCAAACGGCAGGTGACCCGCTTGCAGGAGGAGCGAAAGTTGACCTACACGCCGGGGCGCGGACGCGGGCACACGTCACGGGTGGCGTTCAGCGGCGACACGAGGCGTGAACTGGATACGCTGACGGCCAGCCTGGCGCGGGATGGGGCGGCGGGGGACCTGGCGCGGCTCTCCCGTCTGCCGTTCCCCCGGGCTTGGGTGATGACGGACGCGGTTCGGGGCGTGTTCGGGCTGAGCGAGTCGCCGTCCGGCACGGATCGCCTGCGGACCGTCATGTTCCGGGCGTTTACCAGCCTCGATCCCATTACGGCCCACGCCGCCACCGAGGCCCACCTGCTGGCCCAGGTCCTCGATCCGCTCACGCGCTTCGACGCAGACACGGGCAGGCTGGAACCACACCTGGCGCACCACTGGAATGTGTCGGCGGATGGGCTGACGTGGACGTTCCACCTGCGTAAGGGGGTGTCGTTTCATCACGGGCGCACGCTGGATGCCGGGGACGTGCTGTTCACGCTGGAGCGGCTGCGGCAGGGAGCCGAGTGGCTGTTGCCGGGGGTCCAGGCCATCACGTCCGACCATCCGTTCCGGGTGCAGGTCCACCTGGTGCGCCCGGACGCCTTCCTGCCACGGCGGCTGGCCGACTCCCACGCCCTCATCCTCCCACGCGACGTGCCCTTCGATGAGCGGCATCTGGTAGGTACCGGTGCGTTCCGCTGGACCTCGTTGCCGGATGGCGTGCGCCTCACCGCCTTCGACGCACATTTCGCGGGCCGTCCCCTGATCGACGAGGTGGAACTGTACCGGGTCGGTCCGCTGGCGAACGAACCCACCCTGCACGTGGACGGGGCGGCCCCGGAAACCGTCACGAACTGGCAGGAAGAGATTGGCGTGCATTTCCTGATCTGGAACGCGGGCCAGCGCGCCGCGCAGAATTCTGCCCTCCGCGCCGCCGTGTTTGAGTTGCATGACATCCGGCGGTACTGGCGGGAGGCCCATCTCCCCTGGCCGCTGCTGATAGCGCAGTCCTTCTACCCGCGCCGCTCGAAGGCGCGCTCGCCCCGCTACCACGATCTGGAACGTGCCCGCTCTTTGCTCGTGCAGGCCGGGTACGACGGGCCGCCGCTGCGCCTGTGGGTGCTGAACCGCACCGATGCCGTGCAGGAGGCCGACTGGCTGGTGCGGCAGGCGGCACAGGTGGGCCTGCCCATCGAGCCGCGCCCCTACGAACTGCACGATGCCCTGGACAGGGCATCACCCGCCGACCTGGTGATGATGGGGGAGGTCAGCGGCCCGGACGAGCACCTGTCCTTCTGGACAGCGATGAAGCAACCTGAACTGCTGTTCCGCACCCTGCTCCCCGAACCGCTGCTGGCGGAGATTGACGCCGAACTGGACAGCTACCGCACCGCCGATACCTTCGCGGAGCGCGAGGCGATCATCGACCGGGTGGAAGACCTCCTGCTGGGAGGGCACCATATTCACCTCACGCATCACCGCGTCAAGCAGCGCACCATTCATCCGCTGATCCGGGACGTGCTGCCCGATTCGTACGGACGCATCAACTTCCGCAAGCTGTGGATTGGGGATGGCCTGCCCCTCCGGCCTGAGCAGGCACGACGGCAGCAGGAGGAACTTCCAGAGATGGACAGAGAGCGGCCCTGCCAGGGCGTTGCTGCCGAATCACAGCCTTCTCTCCCGGTGAACGACGAATCCCGTTGA
- a CDS encoding MDR family MFS transporter yields the protein MWGTLHPNVKVRIINSFLTRMVGGAIFPFMAIYFTQRLGAGLAGLLLMLLVGVQFMAGLYGGGLADAWGRRRTLLVGEVLKVLAFAALLLANLWLPLAWWTFAALVVINVANGLINPAAEAMLVDVSTPESRTFMYAVNYWAINASLLIGTLLGGWLYQDHFTALLTGLLGMSFLTLFLAWRFMTETLGGPRRSAAEVRERVGLRPLLGSYAQVVGDRAYLLFLLGFVLLMSIEFGRQNFIPVHLVQAFAPQTFLGLPLTGVKAMSLLTAINTVMIVAFTIPISHWVKGRDLKRVMAWGFLLFAGGFAVLNGSVHLGVLIAGSVVLSVGELLYVPTRQTLLADLIPEDRRGAYLAVNGQVFTLGKWLAALGVPLGAQIGETGMLLVTAVLGLLAVLLSLAGLRGQPGGAPLAGKAA from the coding sequence ATGTGGGGAACGCTGCACCCGAACGTCAAGGTCCGCATCATCAACTCGTTTCTCACACGCATGGTGGGCGGGGCGATCTTCCCCTTCATGGCGATCTACTTCACGCAGCGCCTTGGGGCGGGCCTGGCCGGGCTGCTCCTGATGCTGCTGGTGGGTGTGCAGTTCATGGCCGGGCTGTACGGCGGTGGGCTGGCGGACGCCTGGGGCCGCCGCCGCACGCTCCTTGTGGGGGAGGTTCTGAAGGTGCTGGCGTTCGCCGCCCTGCTGCTGGCCAACCTGTGGCTGCCGCTGGCGTGGTGGACGTTCGCCGCGCTGGTGGTCATCAACGTCGCCAACGGGCTGATCAATCCTGCCGCCGAGGCCATGCTGGTGGACGTCAGCACGCCGGAAAGCCGCACCTTCATGTACGCCGTGAACTACTGGGCCATCAATGCCAGTCTCCTGATCGGCACGCTGCTGGGCGGCTGGCTGTATCAGGATCACTTCACGGCCCTGCTCACCGGGCTGCTGGGTATGTCGTTCCTGACGCTGTTCCTCGCGTGGCGCTTCATGACCGAGACGCTGGGGGGACCGCGCCGCAGCGCTGCGGAAGTCCGTGAGCGTGTGGGTCTGCGTCCCCTGCTGGGCAGCTACGCGCAGGTGGTCGGGGACCGGGCCTACCTCCTCTTCCTGCTGGGCTTCGTGCTGCTGATGAGCATCGAATTCGGACGGCAGAACTTCATTCCCGTGCATCTGGTGCAGGCGTTCGCCCCGCAGACCTTCCTGGGCCTGCCGCTGACCGGCGTGAAGGCCATGAGCCTGCTCACCGCCATCAACACCGTCATGATCGTCGCGTTCACCATCCCGATCAGCCACTGGGTGAAGGGCCGTGACCTGAAGCGGGTGATGGCCTGGGGCTTTCTGCTCTTCGCGGGGGGGTTCGCCGTCCTGAACGGCAGCGTGCACCTGGGCGTGTTGATTGCCGGAAGTGTGGTGCTGTCGGTGGGGGAACTGCTGTATGTGCCCACCCGCCAGACCCTGCTGGCCGACCTGATCCCCGAGGACCGGCGCGGCGCGTACCTCGCCGTGAACGGGCAGGTCTTCACCCTCGGGAAGTGGCTCGCGGCCCTGGGCGTGCCCCTGGGTGCCCAGATCGGCGAAACCGGCATGCTGCTGGTCACCGCCGTGCTGGGGCTCCTGGCCGTGCTGCTGAGCCTTGCGGGCCTGCGCGGGCAGCCTGGGGGTGCTCCTCTGGCGGGGAAAGCGGCTTGA
- a CDS encoding MFS transporter codes for MTLLPRLYHAYPRNFWLLWVGTLINRIGEFVVPLLGFYLTAQREMSVTQVSVILSALGVGRFFAEGFGGSLSDRYGTGFTMKLALIGGGLMLLLLAQARTFPQLFAGVLAYSLFTAMYKPAASTAVADMTSGAQRSRAYNLMYWAINVGASVAPVLGGWLSRFSFKLLFYLDAVTMFIYSALLVLFFRLPKRAHGSVKKTSLLPRDSLLWQFCVASLLYSLTYQSYKLLALVFAQQGFTAVQYGQVLSVNGLLVILLGLPIGHHVSRTSHPRWQVAGAALLGTGFLIHAVAQTFALHVLAVVVWTLGEIVAYSISKTIISELAAPAQRGTYIGLVGSMSGLATLIAPLLGGFLLAQAGATPMWLVIAGLGFAAALLFLVLEGQVTQRRSETLAMGD; via the coding sequence TTGACCCTCCTGCCCAGGCTATACCACGCCTACCCGCGCAACTTCTGGCTGCTGTGGGTGGGCACTCTGATCAACCGTATCGGGGAGTTCGTGGTGCCGCTGCTGGGCTTCTACCTCACGGCCCAGCGGGAGATGAGCGTCACGCAGGTCAGTGTCATCCTGAGCGCGCTGGGCGTCGGGCGGTTCTTCGCCGAAGGGTTCGGCGGCAGCCTCAGTGACCGCTACGGCACCGGCTTCACCATGAAGCTCGCCCTGATCGGGGGCGGGCTGATGCTGCTCCTGCTCGCGCAGGCCCGGACCTTCCCGCAACTGTTCGCCGGGGTCCTGGCGTACTCGCTGTTCACCGCCATGTACAAACCCGCGGCCAGCACCGCCGTCGCGGACATGACCAGCGGCGCGCAGCGGAGCCGGGCCTACAACCTCATGTACTGGGCCATCAACGTCGGCGCGTCGGTTGCCCCGGTCCTGGGTGGCTGGCTCTCCAGATTCTCGTTCAAGCTGCTGTTCTACCTCGACGCGGTCACCATGTTCATCTACTCGGCCCTGCTGGTGCTGTTCTTCCGCCTGCCGAAACGTGCCCACGGCAGCGTCAAGAAGACCTCCCTCCTCCCGCGCGACTCCCTGCTCTGGCAATTCTGCGTCGCCAGCCTGCTCTACAGCCTCACGTACCAGAGTTACAAGCTGCTCGCCCTGGTCTTCGCGCAGCAGGGCTTCACCGCCGTGCAGTACGGGCAGGTGCTCAGCGTGAACGGCTTGCTGGTGATCCTGCTGGGCCTGCCCATCGGACATCACGTCAGCCGGACCAGCCATCCCCGCTGGCAGGTCGCGGGCGCGGCGCTGCTCGGCACGGGCTTCCTGATCCACGCCGTCGCACAGACCTTCGCCCTGCATGTCCTGGCCGTGGTGGTCTGGACGCTGGGGGAAATCGTGGCCTACAGCATCAGCAAGACCATCATCAGCGAACTGGCGGCTCCCGCCCAGCGCGGCACGTACATCGGCCTCGTGGGCAGCATGAGCGGCCTCGCCACGCTGATCGCACCGCTGCTCGGCGGCTTTCTGCTGGCCCAGGCGGGCGCCACGCCCATGTGGCTGGTGATCGCCGGACTGGGCTTCGCCGCCGCCCTCCTCTTCCTGGTGCTGGAAGGCCAGGTGACGCAGCGGCGCAGCGAAACCCTGGCCATGGGGGACTGA
- a CDS encoding heavy metal translocating P-type ATPase, with protein MTTQGHSGHHGHHASATVLEVAFRNCHDGSEFADLGQSLARIPGVTSVHVDRTRAVAHLGYDPGSVTEAELRQRLHAAGYDCACQDCAPSVVQPGHPSVGHEHQGHSGHDHAAMSHAGAAGARDTHAAMDHGRHAGMTHAGHDAHADMGHDEHAGHGAHMVNDMLRRFVISLVLTVPVVLYSPIGETLGFTAMPPFGLSMAWFGLLLSTPVVWWGGWPFISAAWRALKRGEANMMTLIATGILVSWVFSVYATFFLGGTDVFFEAAAMLTTLSLLGHWLEMRSRFATGRAVEALLKLAPSTARVVRNGQEQETPLEQVVVGDEIAVRPGDRVPVDGEVLTGSSYVDESMITGEPIPVAKNPGARVTGGTVNQNGAFTFRATAVGADTALSRIVQMVQNAQASKAPAQRLADLAGKYLVFVALGAGLIAFLAWYFLGNEGVVFALTAAVSAIVIACPDALALATPTAITVGVGKGAREGVLFKNATALEATAGVDTVIFDKTGTLTEGKPSLTDVLPAPGASKAELLRLAASADQPSQHPLAEAIVKGAQARGVTVGRPETFDSIPGHGVEATVQGQRVLIGNRKLMDREGVDIGALSGEVDRLAADGKTAMYVAADGRALGVVAVADTIRESAKQAVQALHALNVQTVMLTGDNRHTAEAVARQLGMDTVIAEVLPQDKAAKVQELQGQGRTVAMVGDGVNDAPALAQADVGIAIGAGTDVAVETADVILVKSSPADVASSIALARKVRGKIKQNLFWAAIYNVLAIPFAAGVLYPAYGILLRPEWAALLMSASTVIVTMNALLLNRVHFERGVPQANVRPVVT; from the coding sequence ATGACGACGCAGGGCCACAGCGGACACCATGGCCACCACGCATCGGCGACGGTCCTCGAAGTGGCGTTCCGCAACTGCCACGACGGTTCCGAGTTCGCGGACCTGGGGCAGAGCCTCGCGCGGATTCCCGGCGTGACCTCCGTGCACGTCGACCGCACACGCGCGGTGGCGCACCTGGGGTACGACCCGGGCAGCGTGACCGAGGCGGAACTCCGCCAGCGCCTGCACGCCGCCGGGTACGACTGCGCCTGCCAGGACTGCGCGCCGTCAGTGGTGCAGCCAGGCCACCCGAGCGTCGGGCACGAGCATCAGGGGCACAGTGGGCATGACCACGCCGCGATGAGTCACGCTGGGGCAGCAGGAGCGCGGGACACGCACGCGGCAATGGATCACGGCCGTCATGCGGGCATGACCCACGCCGGGCATGACGCGCACGCCGATATGGGACACGACGAACACGCGGGGCACGGCGCGCACATGGTCAACGACATGCTGCGCCGCTTCGTGATCAGCCTGGTGCTGACCGTGCCCGTGGTGCTGTATTCCCCCATCGGGGAGACGCTGGGCTTCACCGCCATGCCGCCTTTCGGCCTCTCGATGGCCTGGTTCGGGCTGCTGCTGTCCACGCCGGTGGTGTGGTGGGGCGGCTGGCCGTTCATCTCCGCAGCCTGGCGCGCCTTGAAGCGCGGCGAGGCGAACATGATGACCCTGATCGCCACGGGCATCCTGGTGAGCTGGGTCTTCTCGGTGTACGCCACGTTCTTCCTGGGTGGAACGGACGTGTTCTTCGAAGCTGCGGCGATGCTCACGACCCTGTCGCTGCTGGGCCACTGGCTGGAGATGCGCTCGCGCTTCGCCACGGGGCGGGCAGTCGAGGCCCTATTGAAACTTGCACCTTCCACAGCGCGCGTCGTGCGGAATGGGCAGGAGCAGGAGACTCCCCTCGAGCAGGTGGTGGTGGGCGACGAGATCGCCGTGCGGCCCGGGGACCGCGTGCCGGTGGATGGAGAAGTCCTGACGGGCAGCAGCTACGTGGATGAGTCGATGATCACCGGCGAACCCATCCCCGTCGCCAAGAACCCAGGAGCGAGGGTCACCGGTGGGACGGTGAACCAGAATGGGGCCTTCACCTTCCGCGCGACGGCGGTGGGGGCTGATACCGCCCTGTCCCGCATCGTCCAGATGGTGCAGAACGCGCAGGCAAGCAAGGCCCCCGCGCAGCGCTTGGCCGACCTGGCCGGGAAGTACCTGGTGTTCGTGGCGCTCGGCGCGGGCCTGATCGCCTTCCTGGCCTGGTACTTCCTGGGGAATGAAGGCGTGGTGTTCGCACTGACCGCCGCCGTGTCCGCCATCGTGATTGCCTGCCCGGACGCGCTTGCCCTGGCCACGCCCACCGCGATTACCGTAGGGGTCGGGAAGGGCGCGCGGGAGGGCGTGCTGTTCAAGAACGCCACCGCCCTGGAAGCGACCGCCGGGGTGGACACCGTGATCTTCGACAAGACCGGGACACTCACCGAGGGCAAGCCCTCCCTGACCGACGTGCTTCCCGCGCCCGGAGCCAGCAAGGCCGAGCTGCTGCGCCTGGCGGCCTCCGCGGACCAGCCCTCGCAGCACCCACTGGCGGAGGCCATCGTGAAGGGCGCGCAGGCGCGGGGCGTGACGGTAGGTCGGCCGGAGACCTTCGACAGCATTCCCGGGCACGGCGTGGAGGCGACGGTGCAGGGCCAGCGGGTGCTGATCGGCAATCGCAAGCTGATGGACCGGGAGGGGGTTGACATCGGTGCCCTGTCTGGGGAGGTGGATCGCCTGGCGGCGGACGGGAAGACCGCCATGTACGTGGCGGCGGATGGCCGGGCGCTGGGCGTGGTGGCTGTCGCGGACACCATCCGCGAGTCGGCGAAGCAGGCCGTTCAGGCGCTGCATGCCCTGAACGTGCAGACCGTCATGCTGACCGGGGACAACCGGCACACCGCCGAGGCAGTCGCCCGGCAACTGGGCATGGACACGGTGATCGCCGAGGTCCTGCCGCAGGACAAGGCCGCCAAAGTGCAGGAACTTCAGGGGCAGGGCCGCACGGTCGCTATGGTCGGCGACGGTGTGAATGACGCGCCCGCGCTCGCGCAGGCGGACGTGGGCATCGCCATCGGTGCCGGAACCGACGTGGCGGTCGAGACGGCCGACGTGATCCTGGTAAAGAGCAGCCCGGCGGACGTGGCGAGCAGCATCGCCCTGGCACGAAAAGTCCGCGGCAAGATCAAGCAGAACCTCTTCTGGGCCGCGATCTACAACGTGCTGGCCATCCCCTTCGCGGCGGGCGTGCTGTACCCGGCCTACGGCATCCTGCTGCGCCCCGAGTGGGCCGCCCTGCTGATGAGTGCCAGCACCGTCATCGTCACCATGAACGCCCTGCTGCTCAATCGGGTCCACTTCGAGCGGGGGGTCCCGCAGGCGAACGTCAGGCCCGTTGTTACCTGA
- a CDS encoding glutaredoxin family protein, which produces MPKVILYATPTCPDCHALRLWLNQHSIPFEERDLTDPAVADEAKARYGVRVAPITVVGEQFFFGTFDQQRPKIEALLA; this is translated from the coding sequence ATGCCGAAGGTCATCCTGTATGCCACACCCACCTGCCCGGACTGCCACGCCCTGCGCCTCTGGCTGAACCAGCACAGCATTCCCTTTGAGGAGCGCGACCTGACCGACCCCGCCGTGGCGGACGAGGCCAAAGCCCGGTACGGCGTGCGCGTCGCACCCATCACCGTTGTCGGTGAGCAGTTCTTCTTCGGCACCTTCGATCAGCAGCGGCCAAAGATCGAAGCACTCCTCGCCTGA
- a CDS encoding metal-sensitive transcriptional regulator: MAKETAAEPLDVIPTEGESCHTAHHLCMPEDSRKRAARRLAIARGHLESIRRSLEDPNVYCVDVLRQIKAVQGALDGAASVVLRGHLEAHVATAATRGDEKELVEELMDALKYI; the protein is encoded by the coding sequence ATGGCGAAGGAGACGGCCGCCGAACCACTGGACGTGATCCCCACCGAGGGGGAGAGCTGCCACACGGCCCATCACCTCTGCATGCCCGAGGACAGCCGCAAGCGGGCGGCGCGTCGTCTCGCCATCGCTCGCGGGCACCTCGAAAGCATCCGCCGCTCGCTGGAAGACCCGAACGTGTACTGCGTGGACGTGCTGCGGCAGATCAAGGCGGTGCAGGGTGCCCTGGACGGTGCGGCCAGCGTGGTGCTGCGCGGCCACCTCGAAGCACACGTGGCGACAGCCGCCACGCGCGGCGATGAGAAGGAACTCGTCGAAGAGCTGATGGACGCGCTCAAGTACATCTGA
- a CDS encoding CopZ family metallochaperone: MSQIELNITGMTCGHCQAGVTKALKSVPGVTDAQVDLKTGKAVVQGNAEPQQLVEAVVEEGYGAQVANP; the protein is encoded by the coding sequence ATGAGCCAGATCGAACTGAACATCACCGGTATGACCTGCGGCCACTGCCAGGCGGGCGTGACCAAGGCCCTCAAGAGCGTTCCCGGCGTGACCGACGCGCAGGTGGACCTGAAGACCGGCAAGGCCGTTGTGCAGGGCAATGCCGAACCGCAGCAGCTTGTCGAAGCCGTGGTTGAGGAAGGCTACGGCGCCCAGGTGGCGAACCCGTAA
- a CDS encoding heavy metal translocating P-type ATPase, protein MSKTIELGVQGMTCASCVGRVERGLKKVEGVAEASVNLATERATVTYDPAITTPQALLDKVKDVGYEPIVSHIELGVQGMTCASCVSRVERALKKVDGVLSASVNLATERATVTYLPSSVSPGQLKAAIRDAGYEVLEEQAGLSREDQEREAREREVSHLRRQVLFSAVFAVPLLLIAMVPMLVPTLNAWLMTTFGPGIMTTLNWVMLALALPIQFGPGLRFYRLGWKSLKNRSPDMNALVMIGTTAAFLYSLVATVAPGIFPEGTAHVYYEASGVVITLILLGKYFEAVAKGRSSEAMKKLLSLQAKTARVVRHGQELELPTDEVLVGDLISVRPGEKIPVDGEVVQGASFVDESMITGEPVPVSKQPGAGVVGGTINQNGALTFRATRIGADTALAQIIKLVETAQGSKPPIQGLADRVVAVFVPVVLGIAALTFLLWLILGGQTALSFALITTVAVLIIACPCAMGLATPTSIMVGTGKAAELGVLFKGGGALEGLQDVQVVAVDKTGTLTKGKPELTDLVTAPGFDRISVLKLVAASEEQSEHPIARAIVEGARREGIATVKPESFEAVPGYGLEARVDGHLVQVGADRYMVKLGLNADLFAGQAERLGDEGKSPLYAAIDGQLAAIIAVADPIKEGSSAAVNALHRMGLKVAMITGDNARTANAIARQLGIDEVLAEVLPSGKSDAVKALQAKGQKVAFVGDGINDAPALAQADVGLAIGTGTDVAVETADVILMSGDLRGVPNAFALSRATLRNIKLNLFWAFAYNIILIPVAAGVLYPAFGILLSPVLAAAAMGFSSVFVLSNALRLRGFQPPVEPDAVAVPSPTTAHA, encoded by the coding sequence ATGTCGAAGACCATCGAACTCGGCGTGCAGGGCATGACCTGCGCGAGTTGCGTCGGAAGGGTGGAACGCGGGCTGAAAAAGGTGGAAGGCGTGGCGGAGGCCAGCGTCAACCTCGCCACCGAACGCGCGACGGTCACATACGACCCGGCGATCACCACGCCCCAGGCCTTGCTGGACAAAGTGAAGGACGTGGGTTACGAACCCATCGTCAGCCACATTGAGCTGGGCGTGCAGGGCATGACCTGCGCCAGTTGCGTCAGCCGCGTGGAGCGCGCGCTGAAAAAGGTGGACGGCGTGTTGAGCGCCAGTGTGAACCTTGCCACTGAGCGTGCCACGGTCACGTACCTCCCCTCCAGCGTCAGCCCTGGTCAGCTCAAGGCCGCCATCCGGGACGCCGGGTACGAGGTGCTGGAGGAACAGGCGGGCCTCAGCCGGGAAGACCAAGAACGCGAAGCGCGGGAGCGGGAGGTCAGTCACCTGCGCCGCCAGGTGCTTTTCAGCGCCGTGTTCGCCGTGCCGCTGCTGCTGATTGCTATGGTGCCCATGCTCGTGCCCACCTTGAATGCCTGGCTGATGACCACCTTCGGGCCAGGGATCATGACCACCCTCAACTGGGTGATGCTGGCGCTCGCCCTTCCCATCCAGTTCGGCCCCGGCTTGCGCTTCTACCGCCTGGGCTGGAAAAGCCTGAAGAACAGGTCGCCCGACATGAATGCCCTGGTGATGATCGGCACCACAGCGGCCTTCCTGTACTCGCTGGTCGCCACCGTGGCGCCCGGCATTTTCCCAGAAGGCACCGCGCACGTGTACTACGAAGCGTCCGGCGTCGTCATCACCCTGATCCTGCTGGGCAAGTACTTCGAAGCCGTCGCCAAGGGCCGCTCAAGCGAGGCGATGAAGAAGCTGCTCAGCCTGCAAGCGAAGACGGCGCGCGTCGTGAGGCACGGCCAGGAACTGGAACTGCCCACGGATGAAGTCCTGGTGGGCGACCTGATCTCCGTGCGCCCCGGCGAGAAAATTCCTGTGGACGGCGAAGTGGTGCAGGGCGCGAGCTTCGTGGACGAGAGCATGATCACCGGCGAACCTGTGCCCGTGAGCAAGCAGCCCGGCGCAGGCGTCGTCGGCGGCACCATTAACCAGAACGGCGCACTGACCTTCCGCGCCACGCGCATCGGCGCGGACACGGCCCTCGCGCAGATCATCAAGCTGGTCGAGACGGCCCAGGGCAGTAAGCCGCCTATCCAGGGCCTCGCGGACCGGGTGGTCGCGGTGTTCGTGCCGGTCGTGCTGGGCATTGCCGCGCTGACCTTCCTGCTCTGGCTGATCCTCGGCGGGCAGACGGCTCTGAGCTTCGCGCTGATCACGACCGTCGCGGTGCTGATCATCGCCTGCCCCTGCGCGATGGGCCTGGCGACCCCGACCAGCATCATGGTGGGCACCGGCAAGGCCGCCGAACTCGGCGTGCTGTTCAAGGGCGGCGGCGCTCTGGAAGGATTACAGGACGTGCAGGTCGTCGCGGTGGACAAGACCGGCACCCTGACGAAAGGCAAGCCGGAACTCACCGACCTGGTCACCGCGCCCGGCTTCGACCGCATCAGCGTCCTGAAGCTGGTTGCTGCCTCAGAAGAGCAGAGCGAGCACCCGATTGCGCGGGCCATCGTCGAAGGGGCGAGGCGTGAGGGCATCGCCACCGTGAAGCCGGAATCCTTCGAAGCCGTGCCCGGGTACGGGCTGGAAGCCCGCGTGGACGGACATCTGGTCCAGGTCGGGGCGGACCGCTACATGGTGAAGCTGGGACTGAACGCGGACCTCTTCGCCGGGCAGGCCGAACGTCTGGGGGACGAGGGCAAGAGTCCGCTGTATGCCGCCATTGACGGACAGCTCGCCGCGATTATCGCCGTGGCGGATCCCATCAAGGAAGGTTCTTCGGCCGCCGTGAATGCCCTGCACCGGATGGGCCTGAAGGTGGCGATGATCACGGGGGACAACGCGCGCACGGCAAACGCCATCGCCCGCCAGCTCGGCATTGACGAGGTGCTTGCGGAGGTGTTGCCCAGCGGCAAGAGTGACGCAGTGAAGGCGCTCCAGGCGAAGGGGCAGAAGGTGGCCTTCGTGGGCGACGGCATCAACGACGCTCCCGCGCTGGCCCAGGCCGATGTGGGGCTGGCCATCGGGACGGGGACGGATGTGGCCGTGGAGACCGCCGACGTGATCCTGATGAGCGGAGACCTGCGGGGCGTGCCCAATGCCTTCGCCCTCAGCCGCGCCACCCTGCGCAACATCAAGCTCAACCTCTTCTGGGCCTT